One genomic segment of Thermus thermamylovorans includes these proteins:
- a CDS encoding DUF6992 family protein — MSALAQGLLLWGLLSLGAALFGLWWAQSPFWRGFFFMNGAWGLVDGALGLYALGQEAPGNLREILLLNAGLDVLYLLAGALLFLRGRKAPHRGFGLAILVQGGFLLAFDLGHALRLAG, encoded by the coding sequence ATGAGCGCCCTGGCCCAAGGCCTCCTCCTCTGGGGCCTCCTCTCCTTGGGGGCGGCCCTCTTCGGCCTCTGGTGGGCGCAAAGCCCCTTCTGGCGGGGCTTCTTCTTCATGAACGGGGCCTGGGGACTGGTGGACGGGGCCCTGGGCCTCTACGCCCTGGGACAGGAGGCCCCGGGGAACCTGCGGGAGATCCTCCTCCTGAACGCGGGGCTGGACGTCCTCTACCTCCTGGCCGGGGCCCTCCTCTTCCTCCGGGGCCGCAAGGCCCCCCACCGGGGCTTCGGCCTGGCCATCCTGGTCCAGGGGGGATTCCTCCTGGCCTTCGACCTGGGGCACGCCCTGCGGCTTGCCGGCTGA
- a CDS encoding phytoene desaturase family protein, translating into MRAVVVGAGIGGLVAARLLQRAGLEVVVLEAHTYPGGLAGDFWHRGFRFPAGATLLSGFAPGGPLDLLEGLLGLRFPGEPYPEGFPLLEVLLPRGRLLRPVGRDREREAQGDFFGPQVLPFWRWQGERAEGLKALAPRLPWPPEGEELAALLRLLPGLLPLLPDLFRRVSRLAPPDPDFRLFLQAQLLIAAQTEDPYALYAALALDLPHLGPVRVPGGVGALARALAEGLEVRYRARAIRLLLRGGRAHGVEVAYGGRRRGEKEVLQGDFFLLNVPPEPLLGLPERVPKDAWGAFALYGVLPFRAGPPYYRQNARERPFAFLSLFPEGERTLFSLSLHTPLALWEGLEGEAYRALKARWQERALALGEALLPGLREAEPLFAATPRTYRRFAGRAWVGGYPQTHPFPFPRVRLLANVLRVGEGVFPGQSVPAAALSALRAARLLLRALGLGDRGDLASGAPRGEPICR; encoded by the coding sequence GTGCGCGCGGTGGTGGTGGGGGCGGGGATCGGGGGGTTGGTGGCGGCCAGGCTCCTGCAAAGGGCGGGCCTGGAGGTGGTGGTCCTCGAGGCCCACACCTACCCCGGGGGCCTGGCGGGGGACTTCTGGCACCGGGGCTTCCGCTTTCCCGCGGGGGCCACCCTCCTCTCGGGCTTCGCCCCCGGGGGCCCCCTCGACCTCCTGGAGGGCCTTCTGGGCCTGCGCTTTCCCGGGGAGCCCTACCCCGAGGGCTTCCCCCTCCTGGAGGTCCTCCTCCCCAGGGGGAGGCTCCTTCGCCCCGTGGGGCGGGATAGGGAGCGGGAGGCCCAGGGGGACTTCTTCGGGCCCCAGGTCCTCCCCTTCTGGCGCTGGCAGGGGGAGCGGGCGGAAGGGCTCAAGGCCCTGGCCCCCCGCCTCCCCTGGCCCCCGGAGGGGGAGGAGCTCGCCGCCCTCTTGCGCCTCCTCCCCGGGCTGCTCCCTCTCCTTCCCGACCTCTTCCGGCGGGTCTCCCGCCTGGCCCCCCCGGACCCCGATTTCCGCCTATTCCTCCAGGCCCAGCTCCTCATCGCCGCCCAGACGGAGGACCCCTACGCCCTCTACGCCGCCCTGGCCCTGGACCTGCCCCACCTGGGCCCCGTGCGGGTGCCGGGCGGGGTGGGGGCCCTGGCCCGGGCCCTGGCGGAAGGCCTCGAGGTGCGCTACCGCGCCCGGGCCATCCGGCTCCTCCTCCGGGGAGGGCGGGCCCATGGGGTGGAGGTGGCCTACGGGGGGAGGAGGCGGGGGGAGAAGGAGGTGCTCCAGGGGGACTTCTTCCTCCTCAACGTGCCCCCGGAGCCCCTCCTCGGCCTCCCCGAGCGCGTTCCCAAGGACGCCTGGGGGGCTTTTGCCCTCTACGGGGTCCTGCCCTTCCGGGCAGGGCCCCCCTACTACCGGCAAAACGCCCGGGAGCGGCCCTTCGCCTTCCTCTCCCTCTTCCCGGAAGGGGAGAGGACCCTTTTCTCCCTCTCCCTCCACACCCCCCTGGCCCTCTGGGAGGGCCTCGAGGGGGAGGCGTACCGGGCCCTCAAGGCCCGCTGGCAGGAGCGGGCCCTGGCCTTGGGGGAGGCACTTCTCCCGGGCCTCAGGGAGGCGGAGCCCCTCTTCGCCGCCACCCCCCGCACCTACCGCCGCTTCGCGGGGCGGGCCTGGGTGGGGGGCTACCCCCAGACCCACCCCTTCCCCTTCCCCCGGGTGCGCCTCCTGGCCAACGTCCTGCGGGTGGGGGAGGGGGTCTTCCCGGGGCAGAGCGTGCCCGCAGCGGCCCTTTCCGCTCTGCGGGCGGCGCGCCTCCTCCTCCGGGCCCTGGGCCTGGGGGATAGGGGTGACCTGGCCTCTGGGGCGCCCCGGGGTGAACCCATCTGCCGGTAG
- a CDS encoding alpha/beta hydrolase has protein sequence MRALALLLSLGLVLAQEYRALPGAPTGWPELDRSYALVYEAEAPKAVLLLVPGLLGGSTNFALLAEHLRREAPWLEVWAWERRANGLEDRRGFLAQDPLAYYQSLPEPDLSPLREWGLEVHLKDLDLAVEAARKRAPVVLAGHSLGASLATLYAFRHGEKLRGLVLLDGSLRLAEGAIGREVDRETLGRGLSTPFGRFPGLEDLLQGRADPVFRLPFLAPKDLALAEAEAFLAAKRPLEPVPYGPYRATREARALLRVDDHYSLFPIFSASVGRAWAREGFSLLGLLQGRLVLTVRGPRGRLVEWRDTGEATDPRAFLSAFAQPETGFSEWYFPYRLLLEVAGYPFVAEDLKPRPLPYPVLALGAGRGLLTQPEDFRLGATFPNTPARAQVLPGLTHLDLLTEREGRTARALLDYLEGR, from the coding sequence ATGCGGGCCCTTGCCCTCCTCCTCTCCCTGGGCCTGGTCCTGGCCCAGGAGTACCGGGCCCTCCCCGGGGCCCCCACGGGCTGGCCAGAGCTGGACCGGAGCTACGCCCTGGTCTACGAGGCGGAGGCCCCAAAGGCGGTGCTCCTCCTGGTGCCGGGCCTTTTGGGGGGAAGCACCAACTTCGCCCTCCTGGCCGAGCACCTGCGGCGGGAGGCCCCCTGGCTGGAGGTCTGGGCCTGGGAGCGGCGGGCCAACGGCCTCGAGGACCGCCGGGGCTTCCTGGCCCAAGACCCCCTGGCCTACTACCAAAGCCTCCCCGAGCCCGACCTCTCCCCCCTCCGGGAATGGGGCCTGGAGGTGCACCTGAAGGACCTGGACCTGGCGGTGGAGGCCGCCCGCAAGCGGGCTCCCGTGGTCCTGGCGGGGCACTCCCTGGGGGCGAGCCTCGCCACCCTCTACGCCTTCCGCCACGGGGAGAAGCTCCGGGGCCTCGTCCTCCTGGACGGGAGCTTGCGGCTCGCCGAGGGGGCCATCGGCCGGGAGGTGGACCGGGAGACCCTGGGGAGGGGGCTTTCCACCCCCTTTGGCCGCTTCCCCGGGCTGGAGGACCTCCTCCAGGGCCGGGCCGACCCCGTCTTTCGCCTTCCCTTCCTCGCCCCCAAGGACCTGGCCCTGGCGGAGGCCGAGGCCTTCCTGGCGGCAAAGCGCCCCCTGGAGCCCGTGCCCTACGGCCCCTACCGGGCCACCCGGGAGGCCCGGGCCCTCCTGCGGGTGGACGACCACTACAGCCTTTTCCCCATCTTCAGCGCAAGCGTGGGCCGGGCCTGGGCCCGGGAAGGGTTTAGCCTCCTGGGCCTCCTCCAGGGGCGCCTGGTCCTCACCGTGCGGGGGCCCCGGGGCAGGCTGGTGGAGTGGCGGGACACGGGGGAGGCCACGGACCCCAGGGCCTTCCTCTCGGCCTTCGCCCAGCCGGAGACCGGGTTTTCCGAGTGGTACTTCCCCTACCGGCTCCTCCTGGAGGTGGCGGGCTACCCCTTCGTGGCCGAAGACCTAAAGCCTAGGCCCCTCCCCTACCCTGTCCTGGCCCTGGGGGCGGGGCGAGGGCTCCTGACGCAGCCCGAGGACTTCCGCCTGGGGGCAACCTTCCCCAACACCCCCGCCCGGGCCCAGGTCCTCCCCGGCCTCACCCATCTGGACCTCCTCACGGAGCGGGAGGGGCGGACCGCCCGGGCCCTCCTGGACTACCTGGAAGGCCGCTAG
- a CDS encoding flavin reductase family protein — MAEAQAAKPTARYRAFFYPMRLALLCVGENFMPLAWWTPVSKEPFRLLFAMDRGNHTLSLLRELGEGALAFLPWEARGWVVRSGYLSGRKVRKAERLGVALRPARKLGRTQVPEGALAVYELKVSELPLEGDHVLFLGEVVHVEGSPEAKERPILFLGFRDFATLGERWRFRP; from the coding sequence ATGGCCGAAGCCCAAGCCGCCAAACCCACGGCCCGTTACCGGGCTTTCTTCTACCCCATGCGCCTGGCCCTCCTCTGCGTGGGGGAGAACTTCATGCCCCTGGCCTGGTGGACCCCCGTTTCCAAGGAGCCCTTCCGCCTCCTCTTCGCCATGGACCGGGGAAACCATACCCTAAGCCTTCTGCGAGAGCTGGGGGAAGGGGCCCTCGCCTTTCTCCCCTGGGAGGCCCGGGGGTGGGTGGTGCGCTCCGGCTACCTTTCGGGGCGGAAGGTGCGCAAAGCCGAGCGGCTGGGGGTGGCTCTGCGCCCGGCCAGGAAGCTGGGGCGCACCCAGGTGCCGGAAGGGGCCCTGGCGGTGTACGAGCTCAAGGTGAGCGAGCTTCCCCTGGAGGGCGACCACGTCCTCTTCCTGGGGGAGGTGGTGCACGTGGAAGGCTCCCCCGAGGCCAAGGAGCGGCCCATCCTCTTCCTGGGCTTCCGCGACTTCGCCACCCTGGGGGAGCGCTGGAGGTTCAGGCCGTGA
- a CDS encoding R2-like ligand-binding oxidase: MRTGFRAVERGLEAGLPLRLYHKAKRRFWDPAALDFREDREVFLRLPPEGQDLLLRLASLFLGGEEAVTLDLLPLVARVAREGRLEDEMYLTTFLLEEAKHVEFFARFLEEVAGREGSLAHYHSPHYRRLFGELLPEAMERLWRDGSPKAQVAAALTYNVVVEGVLAETGYQGFFRLAERLRESGRAMPGTLEGIARVREDESRHIAYGLYLIARHLEADPGLWEVVEGRLGLLLPEAMGVVGELFAAYPGGAPLGLTPEEFFAYASGQLQHRLRILERARALGVRALSGL, translated from the coding sequence ATGCGTACCGGCTTCCGCGCGGTGGAAAGGGGCCTCGAGGCGGGGCTTCCCCTGCGCCTCTACCACAAGGCCAAACGGCGCTTCTGGGACCCTGCCGCCTTGGACTTCCGGGAGGACCGGGAGGTCTTCCTGCGGCTCCCCCCTGAAGGCCAGGACCTCCTCTTGCGCCTGGCGAGCCTGTTCCTAGGGGGAGAAGAGGCGGTGACCCTGGACCTCCTGCCCCTGGTGGCCCGGGTGGCCCGGGAAGGGCGGCTGGAGGATGAGATGTACCTGACCACCTTCCTCCTGGAGGAGGCCAAGCACGTGGAGTTCTTCGCCCGCTTCCTGGAGGAGGTGGCGGGGCGCGAGGGGAGTCTGGCCCACTACCACAGCCCCCACTACCGCCGCCTCTTCGGCGAACTCCTCCCCGAGGCCATGGAGCGCCTCTGGAGGGACGGGAGCCCCAAGGCCCAGGTGGCGGCGGCCCTCACCTACAACGTGGTGGTGGAAGGGGTGCTGGCGGAAACCGGCTACCAGGGCTTCTTCCGCCTGGCGGAGCGGCTTCGGGAGTCGGGGCGGGCCATGCCCGGGACCCTGGAGGGTATCGCCCGGGTGAGGGAGGACGAAAGCCGGCACATCGCCTACGGCCTCTACCTCATCGCCCGCCACCTGGAGGCAGACCCCGGGCTTTGGGAGGTGGTGGAAGGCCGCCTGGGCCTCCTCCTCCCCGAGGCCATGGGGGTGGTGGGGGAGCTCTTCGCCGCCTACCCGGGGGGAGCCCCCCTGGGGCTTACCCCGGAGGAGTTCTTCGCCTACGCCTCGGGGCAGCTTCAGCACCGGCTGCGGATCCTGGAGCGGGCCAGGGCGCTGGGAGTCCGGGCCCTTTCGGGCCTGTAG
- a CDS encoding HEPN domain-containing protein, with translation MRLEAEGLLAQARKDPTPAQVLLRGERHYAVAFFAQQAVEKVLKALHVERLRTLPRTHDLLALGAPEGGVEGARLLTPDYTVSRYPDAAGTLPARLYGRARGEARLQAAEEVLTGVERSPGKS, from the coding sequence ATGCGGCTCGAGGCGGAAGGGCTCCTGGCGCAGGCCCGCAAGGATCCGACCCCAGCCCAGGTGCTCCTCCGAGGGGAGCGCCATTACGCCGTGGCCTTCTTTGCCCAGCAAGCGGTGGAGAAGGTCCTGAAGGCCCTCCATGTGGAACGCCTGCGCACCCTGCCCCGCACCCACGACCTGCTGGCCCTGGGGGCCCCCGAGGGAGGGGTGGAAGGGGCCCGTCTTCTCACCCCGGACTACACGGTGAGCCGCTACCCGGATGCCGCCGGCACCCTGCCCGCCCGGCTCTACGGCAGGGCCCGGGGGGAAGCCCGCCTGCAGGCGGCGGAGGAGGTCCTCACGGGGGTGGAAAGGTCCCCTGGGAAAAGCTAA
- a CDS encoding YceI family protein has product MRRLLPFLLPLLALAQAPYRVEGEVRYRGFYPLGSWEGRNPTARGEVFWNGEQASGRVCLEQAAWDSGVAERDRKALEILKAREHPQACLYPQRARYEGSRFVVEGELEMAGRRLPVRLQGELLGPPERGRFRGGFRIRFSDWGLERPRFLFLEVRDEVEVFLEAEVRR; this is encoded by the coding sequence GTGAGGCGGCTTCTCCCCTTCCTCCTCCCCCTTTTGGCCCTGGCCCAGGCCCCCTACCGGGTGGAGGGGGAGGTGCGCTACCGGGGCTTCTACCCCCTGGGAAGCTGGGAGGGCAGGAACCCCACCGCCCGGGGGGAGGTCTTTTGGAATGGCGAGCAGGCCTCGGGCCGGGTCTGCCTAGAGCAGGCCGCCTGGGACTCCGGGGTAGCCGAGCGGGACCGGAAGGCCCTGGAGATCCTGAAGGCCAGGGAACACCCCCAGGCCTGCCTCTACCCCCAAAGGGCCCGCTACGAGGGCAGCCGCTTCGTGGTGGAGGGGGAGCTGGAGATGGCGGGGCGGCGGCTGCCCGTGCGCCTTCAAGGGGAGCTTCTGGGCCCCCCGGAGCGGGGGCGCTTCCGGGGCGGTTTCCGCATCCGCTTCTCCGACTGGGGGCTGGAACGCCCCCGCTTCCTCTTCCTGGAGGTGCGGGACGAGGTGGAGGTCTTCCTGGAGGCGGAGGTAAGGCGGTGA
- a CDS encoding SDR family oxidoreductase, whose translation MEVLVTGATGYVGGRLVPRLLEAGHRVRVLVRDPARLEGRPWAGQVEVVRGSLEDPAALRQALSGVEAAYYLVHAMLSEGDFPRAEERQARTFAQVAREAGLGHVVYLGGLLPREGRPSPHLQSRARVGEILRAHLPTTEFRAGPIVGSGSASFEMVRYLTERLPVMVAPRWVLNPVSPIAIRDVLAYLLLALSKGPAGVVEIGAPPLTFQGMMEAYARVRGLRRLILPVPVLAPRLAALWVGLVTPIPNRLALPLVEGILHPLVADTGKAQAPFPEVRPLPYEEAVALALRRVALGEVETRWSGALYGRAYFLEDREGIVREVRSLHARTTPEALFRVFSSLGGERGWLVWGWAWALRGFLDRLVGGPGLRRGRRHPQELLPGEALDFWRVERVEPGRLLRLRAEMRLPGKAWLEWQALPEGEGARLVQTAYFEPVGLTGFLYWWLLYPLHRRIFSDLARAIAREAEAAARLPWSGREGG comes from the coding sequence ATGGAGGTCCTGGTCACCGGGGCCACGGGGTACGTGGGGGGAAGGCTCGTCCCCCGCCTCCTGGAGGCCGGGCACCGGGTGCGGGTTCTGGTGCGGGACCCGGCCCGCCTGGAAGGCCGCCCCTGGGCGGGGCAGGTGGAGGTGGTGCGGGGAAGCCTCGAGGACCCCGCCGCCCTGCGCCAGGCCCTTTCCGGGGTGGAGGCCGCCTACTACCTGGTCCACGCCATGCTCTCCGAGGGGGACTTCCCCCGGGCGGAAGAACGCCAGGCCCGCACCTTCGCCCAGGTGGCCCGGGAGGCGGGCCTGGGCCACGTGGTCTACCTGGGGGGACTCCTGCCCAGGGAGGGAAGGCCCTCCCCCCACCTGCAAAGCCGGGCCCGGGTGGGGGAGATCCTAAGGGCCCACCTCCCCACCACGGAGTTCCGCGCCGGGCCTATCGTGGGCTCGGGCTCGGCCAGCTTCGAGATGGTCCGCTACCTCACGGAGCGCCTGCCGGTCATGGTGGCCCCCCGTTGGGTGCTGAACCCGGTGTCCCCCATCGCCATCCGGGACGTGCTGGCCTACCTGCTCCTGGCCCTCTCCAAAGGGCCCGCCGGGGTGGTGGAGATCGGGGCCCCACCCCTCACCTTCCAGGGCATGATGGAGGCCTACGCCCGGGTGCGGGGGCTCAGGCGCCTCATCCTCCCCGTGCCGGTCCTGGCCCCCAGGCTGGCCGCCCTCTGGGTGGGCCTGGTGACCCCCATCCCCAACCGCCTGGCCCTGCCCCTGGTGGAGGGCATCCTCCACCCCCTGGTGGCGGACACGGGGAAGGCCCAGGCCCCCTTCCCCGAGGTGCGCCCCCTCCCCTACGAGGAGGCGGTGGCCCTGGCCCTGAGGCGCGTGGCCCTGGGGGAGGTGGAAACCCGCTGGTCGGGGGCCCTGTACGGGCGGGCCTACTTCCTGGAGGACCGGGAGGGGATCGTGCGCGAGGTGCGAAGCCTCCACGCGCGGACCACCCCCGAGGCCCTCTTTCGGGTCTTTTCCAGCCTTGGCGGGGAGCGGGGCTGGCTCGTCTGGGGCTGGGCCTGGGCCCTGCGGGGCTTCCTGGACCGGCTGGTGGGGGGCCCGGGCCTGAGGCGGGGGCGGCGCCACCCGCAGGAGCTCCTCCCGGGGGAGGCCCTGGACTTCTGGCGGGTGGAGCGGGTGGAGCCGGGAAGGCTCCTGCGCCTGCGGGCGGAGATGCGCCTGCCTGGGAAGGCCTGGTTGGAGTGGCAGGCCCTCCCCGAGGGGGAAGGGGCCCGGCTGGTGCAGACCGCCTACTTCGAGCCCGTGGGCCTCACCGGCTTCCTCTACTGGTGGCTCCTCTACCCCCTCCACCGGCGCATCTTCAGCGACCTGGCGCGGGCCATCGCCCGGGAGGCGGAAGCCGCAGCCAGGCTTCCATGGTCAGGGCGTGAGGGCGGGTGA
- a CDS encoding class I SAM-dependent methyltransferase has protein sequence MEPLPPWLPPLLACPRCRGGLEVAGEARCPACGARYPFRGGFLDLRAGRERPLLWLVNRLLPVPLLYDAWRRRSAGLLSGGRLSFREELARLRDWLLPTGGPFLDVGAGTGVYREALGERAVGLDPSPAFLRVARWRRPGAYLLGHGERLPFREGVFRGVAIGPTWNEFLDPLRAAREARRVLRPGGRLFGMLLLGPGPSPGLWRPREEELLALLEGAGFRPRLERRGALALLRAEVS, from the coding sequence ATGGAACCCCTCCCCCCCTGGCTCCCCCCCCTCCTGGCCTGCCCCCGGTGCCGGGGCGGGCTGGAGGTGGCGGGGGAGGCCCGCTGCCCCGCCTGCGGGGCCCGCTACCCCTTCCGGGGAGGGTTTTTGGACCTGCGGGCCGGGCGGGAGCGGCCCCTCCTCTGGCTCGTGAACCGCCTCCTCCCCGTCCCCCTCCTCTACGACGCCTGGCGGCGGCGCTCCGCGGGCCTCCTCTCCGGGGGCAGGCTTTCCTTCCGGGAGGAGCTCGCCCGCCTCCGGGACTGGCTCCTGCCCACGGGGGGCCCCTTCCTGGACGTGGGCGCGGGCACCGGGGTCTACCGGGAGGCCCTGGGGGAAAGGGCGGTGGGGCTGGACCCCTCCCCCGCCTTCCTGCGGGTGGCCCGGTGGCGGCGGCCCGGGGCCTACCTCCTGGGCCACGGGGAGCGGCTCCCCTTTCGGGAAGGGGTCTTCAGGGGGGTGGCCATCGGCCCCACCTGGAACGAGTTCCTAGACCCCCTGAGGGCGGCCCGGGAGGCCCGGCGGGTGCTCCGGCCGGGGGGAAGGCTTTTCGGGATGCTCCTCCTGGGGCCCGGGCCCTCCCCGGGGCTCTGGCGGCCCCGGGAGGAGGAGCTCCTAGCCCTTCTGGAAGGGGCGGGTTTCCGCCCCCGCCTGGAGCGGCGGGGGGCCCTGGCCCTCCTGCGGGCCGAGGTAAGCTGA
- a CDS encoding YeeE/YedE family protein, with product MNGTVRPQAWPLLVFALLALALSYAVHQASGTRLLLAFWVAVLLGLALFHAKFGFASGFRRFLLTGESRLMRAHFLLFALASLLFFPFLVQGEAFGQAVQGFVVPLGVALLVGAFLFGIGMQLGDGCASGTLYHTGSGDTRGILVLLGFMVGSLLGVFHLPFWQALPAWAPGSALTWFPSPYLGLALWLGLLGLLYLGVAGVERRRTGRVEPLFRKEATHPLFGPWGLVGGAAVLAVGSLLLLLLQGRPWGVTAAFALWGGKLAEGLGFPVVEWALFHNPAFAERLGESVLKDATSVTNFGLFLGAFLGAGLGGSLRFKDLRRIPWTTHLGVFLGGVLMGYGARLAAGCNIGAYLGGTASFSLHGPLWGVCALLGTALGVRLRPACRLENEGARREGLPST from the coding sequence ATGAACGGGACGGTGCGACCCCAAGCCTGGCCCCTCCTGGTCTTCGCCCTCCTGGCCCTGGCGCTCTCCTACGCGGTCCACCAGGCCTCAGGCACCCGGCTCCTCCTGGCCTTCTGGGTGGCCGTCCTCCTGGGCCTGGCCCTCTTCCACGCCAAGTTCGGCTTCGCCTCGGGTTTCCGCCGCTTCCTCCTCACCGGGGAAAGCCGCCTCATGCGGGCCCACTTCCTCCTCTTCGCCCTGGCGAGCCTCCTCTTCTTCCCCTTCCTGGTCCAGGGGGAGGCCTTCGGCCAGGCGGTGCAGGGTTTCGTGGTGCCCCTGGGGGTAGCCCTCCTGGTGGGGGCTTTCCTCTTCGGCATCGGCATGCAGCTCGGGGACGGCTGCGCCTCGGGCACCCTCTACCACACGGGGAGCGGGGACACCCGGGGGATCCTGGTCCTCCTGGGTTTCATGGTGGGCTCCCTCCTCGGGGTCTTCCACCTGCCCTTCTGGCAGGCCCTGCCCGCCTGGGCTCCGGGGAGCGCCCTCACCTGGTTCCCTTCCCCCTACCTGGGCCTGGCCCTCTGGCTGGGGCTTCTGGGCCTCCTCTACCTGGGGGTGGCGGGGGTGGAGCGGCGGCGCACCGGGAGGGTGGAGCCCCTTTTCCGCAAGGAGGCCACCCACCCCCTCTTCGGGCCCTGGGGCCTGGTGGGAGGGGCCGCCGTCTTGGCGGTGGGCAGCCTCCTTCTCCTCCTGCTCCAGGGAAGGCCCTGGGGGGTGACGGCGGCCTTCGCCCTCTGGGGGGGCAAGCTGGCGGAGGGCCTGGGCTTTCCCGTGGTGGAGTGGGCCCTCTTCCACAACCCCGCCTTCGCCGAAAGGCTTGGGGAGAGCGTCCTCAAGGACGCCACCAGCGTGACCAACTTCGGCCTCTTCCTGGGAGCCTTCCTGGGGGCGGGCCTAGGCGGGTCGCTGCGCTTCAAGGACCTGCGGCGCATCCCCTGGACCACCCACCTGGGGGTCTTCCTGGGCGGAGTCCTCATGGGCTACGGGGCCCGCCTGGCCGCGGGGTGCAACATCGGGGCCTACCTGGGGGGCACGGCCTCCTTCAGCCTCCACGGGCCCCTCTGGGGGGTCTGCGCCCTCCTGGGGACGGCCCTAGGGGTGCGCCTTCGCCCCGCCTGCCGCCTGGAGAACGAGGGGGCGAGGCGGGAAGGCCTCCCTAGCACCTGA
- the uvsE gene encoding UV DNA damage repair endonuclease UvsE translates to MIRLGYPCENLTLGASTNHTLRLASLDEEKVRARVAENLRDLERILRWNAQEGFRLFRIGQHLIPFASHPRFPYDWARAHGEELGRLGALAKALGQRLSLHPGQYVNPGSPSPKVVERSLAELRYSARVLSLLGAEDGVLVLHLGGVYGDREGTLRRFVENLRDEGEVLRYLALENDERLWPVEDVLRAAEALGVPVVVDTLHHALNPGRLSLGEALRLVFPTWRGRPKVHLASQDPGKRPGAHALAVAEADWEGLLAALPAPADVMVEAKGKEGGLPRAALGFLHP, encoded by the coding sequence GTGATCCGCCTGGGCTACCCCTGCGAGAACCTGACCCTGGGGGCCAGCACCAACCACACCCTCCGCCTGGCTTCCCTCGATGAGGAAAAGGTGCGGGCCAGGGTGGCGGAGAACCTGAGGGACCTGGAGCGCATCCTGCGCTGGAACGCCCAGGAGGGCTTTCGTCTTTTCCGCATCGGCCAGCACCTCATCCCCTTCGCCTCCCACCCCCGCTTCCCCTACGACTGGGCGAGGGCCCACGGGGAGGAGCTGGGGCGGCTCGGGGCCCTGGCCAAAGCCCTGGGCCAGCGGCTTTCCCTGCACCCCGGGCAATACGTGAACCCGGGAAGCCCAAGCCCAAAGGTGGTGGAGCGCTCCCTGGCCGAGCTCCGCTACTCCGCCCGGGTGCTGAGCCTCCTGGGGGCGGAGGACGGGGTCCTGGTCCTCCACCTGGGCGGGGTCTACGGGGACCGGGAGGGCACCCTCCGCCGCTTCGTGGAAAACCTGCGGGACGAAGGGGAGGTGCTCCGCTACCTGGCCCTGGAGAACGACGAGCGGCTTTGGCCGGTGGAGGACGTCCTGCGGGCGGCGGAGGCCCTGGGGGTGCCGGTGGTGGTGGACACCCTGCACCACGCCCTGAACCCGGGGCGGCTCTCCCTGGGGGAGGCCCTGAGGCTGGTCTTCCCCACCTGGCGGGGGAGGCCCAAGGTGCACCTGGCGAGCCAAGACCCCGGGAAGCGCCCCGGGGCCCACGCCTTGGCCGTGGCCGAGGCGGACTGGGAGGGGCTTCTCGCAGCCCTACCCGCCCCCGCGGACGTGATGGTGGAGGCCAAGGGGAAGGAGGGGGGGCTGCCCCGGGCGGCCCTGGGGTTCCTGCACCCTTAG
- a CDS encoding DUF4397 domain-containing protein encodes MKRLFGVLLVLAVGGLALAQGAMVRVAHLSPDAPAVDVLVNGQRAITGLAFKEVTPYIPLPAARVRVQVVPAGQDAPVVIDAELDLREGVYYTVAATGFLAQIRPQVYTDLLAGFFPRAGFARVRVVHTSPDAPAVDVAVRGGPVLFSNLPFPRASQYLVVPAGRYDLEVRVAGTTTVALELPGVNLESGKTYTVFAVGSVQAGTLTVVPLVDAAPLGGNR; translated from the coding sequence ATGAAGAGGTTGTTCGGCGTACTGCTGGTGCTGGCGGTAGGTGGCTTGGCCCTGGCCCAGGGGGCGATGGTGCGGGTGGCCCACCTCTCCCCCGACGCCCCGGCGGTGGACGTGCTGGTGAACGGCCAGCGGGCCATCACGGGCCTGGCCTTCAAGGAGGTCACCCCCTACATCCCCCTGCCCGCGGCGAGGGTGCGGGTCCAGGTGGTGCCCGCGGGGCAGGATGCCCCCGTGGTCATCGACGCCGAGCTGGACCTGCGGGAGGGGGTCTACTACACCGTGGCCGCCACCGGCTTCCTGGCCCAGATCCGGCCCCAGGTCTACACCGACCTCCTGGCGGGCTTCTTCCCCCGGGCCGGGTTCGCCCGGGTGCGGGTGGTGCACACCTCCCCCGACGCCCCGGCGGTGGACGTGGCGGTGCGGGGCGGCCCCGTGCTCTTCAGCAACCTGCCCTTCCCCCGGGCGAGCCAGTACCTGGTGGTGCCCGCGGGGCGGTACGACCTCGAGGTCCGGGTGGCGGGGACCACCACCGTGGCCCTGGAGCTTCCCGGGGTGAACCTGGAAAGCGGCAAGACCTACACCGTCTTCGCGGTGGGCAGCGTCCAGGCGGGCACCCTCACCGTGGTGCCCCTGGTGGACGCCGCCCCCCTGGGCGGGAACCGGTAA